The window cccCTGTAAAAACCCTAATCCTGATTAAAACATTAGACATTGGAAACACTCCCTTCATCCACCAAATTCTGAGCTGTGCACCTGCACCAGAATGGACCTGCTCCAAAACACAGTCTCAGTCTCAAGAGTACACAATTCCAGGGCTTCCATTCCAAAGTCAATGGCCATGTGTCTCTGGAAGCCTCTCATTCTCCTCTTCTTAAGGGCTCTTTTTCAAGCTTCACCTTGAAATACCTTTTTCTAGGAACCTTTCCTGATTGCCTatacgtctttaaaaaaaattccttaatatttttttgattatagtatagttgacacataatgttatattagtttcaggtgtacaacatggcaATGGGACAAGTCTATATactatgctcacaagtgtagctactgtCACCCCACAGCGCTATTatagtatcattgactatattccatatgctgtgcctttcatccctgtgactcattcatcccataactggaagcctgcatTGCCTTCTCCCCTTCACACATTTTGCCCATCCATAGTCTtgtatttacttctttctttgaGGCATCACGTTCCCTGTAATTATTAACTGACAAATTGACCCTACTAAGCCCAACCCTGGGGACCAATGACTGTTTATTAGTCCTTTTGTGTTCCCAGATGCTCACAACAGAGGGCATGGGATACTGCTTGGTAAAGACTATCTGAGTTGAATGTGTAAAAGAAATGAGGGGCTTTTCACACATCAGCTTTTAAAAGCATCCAGTTTTTGTTAGTCTGCCCACCGGTAAAAAATCATCAAATCCAAGACCAATCTTGTGGAATACCAAACTCTGCTAAAAAGGCATAAAGCATTCAGTTGGGTGGATGTGTCTACTCAAGTAGCAGGTGCAAGGTACAGTGAATCTGAGCTGGTCTGAAAACAGAAGTAGCTGTAGCCTTGCTGGGAACAGTCGAAAGGCCTTACCTGTGCAGTAGCAGCTCAGAGCATAACCATAATCCCCACAGCCTTCCAAGGCCACGTCCCCTTACCTCTGTTCTGACTGGGCACACGTCGTGCCTTGTAAGGCAAGTCAAGTAGAGGAAGGAGCTACAGATTCTGTCAGCATCAACCCAGACATTCTGCTTAGGGGTCAGATGCGATGGCCTGGAGATATGACAGTCCAGCCCATGTTGTGGCTCTGAGGCTGACCCAGGAGGGCAGTGGCTTTCCTGTATAAGCAGTTCCCTCCAGGCAGCACACAGCAAGGAAGAAGCAGAACCAGAACAAAGCcacacagaaaatgaagaaatggagaagacagaaaagtCTATGAGAAAGGAGTATCCACGTAAGTTGCACCCTGCATAAAATACCCAGAGCCTGCGTCTCCTGAAGACAAGAGGATGCAGAGGAATGGTTTTGTTATGGCCTAAAAACTGGTACATCGTCATTAATGGGCAAACATGAACTTCCTGTGGCAATACAGTAGTGAGGGCACATCATCAATGAAGTATATTCTTGTGAAAAATGCTAACCTCAAATCTAACACTAAGAAAACAATCAGACTGTCCAGGCTGAGGGACTTTCTAGGATACTACAGACCTGGTTTCTTCAGAAaggtcaaggtcatgaaagacaggAAAGGTGGGAGATCTGTTCTAGATTAAAGGAGCACGAAGAGACATGGTAACTAAATATAATGTGTGAGCCTTGACTGGATCCTGGAttcaacaaaagcaacaaaagataTTAATGGTAAACTTgggggaaatttgaatatggactaTATATAACGTTCCATCTGGGTTAGAATTCTCGGGTATGATAAAAGTGCTGTGGTTAAAAAAGAGATGTTCCCTGCTCTTAAAAGGTTTGTGCTGATATATTTAGGGTGAAGCAtcatgatgtctgcaacttactttcaaatagctccgaaaaaaaaattctgcatatGCACAAAATCAAATGTGGTATAACGTTAATGACTAGTGAATCTAGGCAAAGGGTTTAGCGGGATTTGTTTTACCATTTTTGTAAGTCTgaagtttttcaaaattaaaagttgaggGGGAAATAAATACCTTACCATTCAATGCCAGAAGGTCTGACAGAGTGTGGGTTACCAGAGTCTAGATGTAGTAGGGTGCCCTATGATGATCCATTTCTCAGTGCAGCTGTGGGAACAGGAATGCTCTCCTGAGACTGTCACTGCCACACCCAAAttacaccccccacccccacccccaaccacagGCACGAGCCAGAGTGGGAACCACCAGCCATCACCCTGGCCAGGTCCTAACTTCACTCAGAGGGATCGGTTTCTTttcccaaaggaaacaaagatgTATTTTCAGGACTTCTAGTTCAGCCAAATCTTAGCctgaatttgttttcatttttgctatggTCACTTTGcaattttaatgcattttgtttCACTACAACATCACCCCTGACTTCTGTCCCTCAAGCTCACTAACCTCTGGTCTTCAAGGAGTGCCTGGATCTCCCATCTCAGCTCAAGAGCGCTTTCAGACAGGCCCTTGTCTCAAGCCCTAGAGAGCAAATAGCAATAGCCCTAGTGGAGTATAGGCAGTACCAGTTCCAGACCCTGGGGCTCTCATGGTAGCAGGAACAGAGAATTTCCAAAGCTtccaggagaaggaggaagatgtGCCTCTGACATCCAAATGTGATCAACATAATCCTTTTCCCCAGGAACAATGGTCACAGTGCTGGTTGGGGTAGTAGTAACACTAGTGAGGTCCCATATTGCATTCCCATTACAGAAGAAAACAGGCTTTTTCATAGGCTGGTCTTGGAAACAAATACTCCTTTATAATGCtggttttaaggaaaaaaacatgtcATGAGTttcaaataaccaaaaaaaaaaccccaatctAACCTGAAGAGACATGGTCTGCTTAGAAAATTAACTTGTATCCTTGTATTATAAAAGGAGCTCCTGAATTCCAACATGTACAGGAACTCATTTTTGAACACACGTGGTTGATCAGTGCCTTGCCATTTGTATCTTATACCCCAAGTGTCTTTGGGGGGACTGAACAATTACTGAGTAcaactggaaggaaatattccAAAGTAACACAAACTGAAGTGGGGCTGTGACCTTTCCTGCCTTCAAGATTGATCACTGTGTGGAAGGTTCCAGAATGTTTTCAGGTGGACTTCTCTGTCACTCTTGTCTTGCTGATGTTCGcacaccgttttttttttttttcccagcaatCATGATCTTATTCATCATAAGGATGTAAGACTGTCATTCTGTTCATTTGCTCTCTATGCAACAGCTAAACAAAGTCTTGACATAGATTTTATAATGAGCACACATTCATTATTGGCTTTGGGGATCTCCTTTGATTTAACTTTTGACATTGCTCTTTAGTCTCAAAGCCCCCTGAATTTTCAGGCCATCAATGGCACATCTAAATGCAGACAAGaatatcattcctttttttttttttttttttattggagttcaatttgccaacgtatagcataacacccagggctcatcccatcaagtgccccgcctcagtgcccgtcacccagtcacccccacacccgcCCACCTCCTGTGGGACCCAggatatttaacaaaaatcccctacccctagACAAGCAGaacaggactaactccattttgtgctgcacgtgccacctcctgtatgacccccacatgacctgcttattgcttaaggcgttGCCCCActctagtcaagccgctgggcacaccctaatcggaaatcggctcataaaAATGTAACCCCGCCCTGTGCCCACCACAACTGCGTGCCAgttctgaccagagtgataggccagttcaaatggtcactatagggtgaATCGTGATTCAGTTGGCCACCTGcctgtggaccgacatgactgtgcaactttctatgtGTGTTACAATCCCACTGGCCACGGCAAGCttgagcttgcaaataaaccctcgtgcgcttccatcagtgttggctccttggtggtttctcggattcgcaatcttgggcacaatactccctttccaccaccccttgttcgtttcccagagtaaggaatctctcatgttctgtctccctttctgatatttcccactcatttttcctcctttcccttttattccctttcactattttttatattccccaaatgaatgagaccataaaatgtttgtccttctctgattgacttatttcactcagcataataccctccagttccatccacgtcaaagcaaatggtgggtatttgtcgtttcttttttttttaaataatatatttattttttattggtgttcaatttgccaacatacagaataacacccagtgctcatcccgtcaagtgcccccctcactgcctgtcacccagtcacccccacccccccgccctcctccccttccaccacccctagttcatttcccagagttaggagccttcatgttctgtctccctttctgatatttcctacccatttcttctcccttcccctctattccctttcactattatttatattccccaaatgaatgagaccatataatgtttgtccttctccgattgacttatttcactcagcataataccctctaggtccatccacatagaagcaaatggtgggtatttgtcatttctaatggctgaggaatattccattgtatacatagaccacatcttctttatccattcatctttcaatggacaccgaggctccttccacagtttggctattgtggacattgctgctataaacatcggggtgcaggtgtcccggtgtttcactgcatctgtatctttggggtgaatccccagaagggcaattgctggttcatagggcagatctatcttgaactctttgaggaacctccacacagttttccagggtggctgcaccagttcacattcccaccaacagtgcaagagggttcccttttctccgcatcctctccaacatttgtggtttcctgtcttattaattttccccattctcactggtgtgaggtggtatctcattgtggttttgatttgtatttccctgatggccagtgatgcggagcattttctcatgtgcatgttggccatgtccatgtcttcctctgtgagatttctgttcatgtcttttgcccatttcatgattggattgtttgtttctttgctgttgagtttaataagttctttatagatcttggatactagccctttatctgatatgatatgatatatcttctcccattctgtaggttgtcttttagttttgttgactgtatcctttgctgtgcagaagcttcttatcttgatgaagtcccaatagttcatttttgcttctgtttctcttgccttcatggatgtatcttgcaagaagttactggggccgagttcaaaaagggtgttgcctgtgttctcctctaggattttgatggactcttgtctcacatttagatatttcatccattttgagtttatctttgtgtatggtgtaagagaatggtctagtttcattctttttttttttttttttttttttttttttgcccgcAGAGATCAGTGGGTGTATTTGAGGTAAATTGTGGCGTCAGGAAGAACCCAACGTGAGGCTCCTGGGGGTCCTAAGGCAAGGCCCAGCGAGGTTTTTGGTCCTGATGAGATCATCTCACAAGTGGTCACTGCAAGTGCTAAAGCGGGGGGCAGGCCGTCCTGGCCCCGTGGGTCCAGTGCTTGGGGGCAGGCCCACGCCCACAGCGTGGGTGGCCAGGCTGGGGACCGGGCGGGACCGGGCGAGACCCGGCGGGACATGGGGCTAGGCCAGGAGCCCCGCCTCCTCACTGCAGGCAGCTGGGCCGCTCCTCCGAGGAGCTGAGGAGCCGGAGAGCCGGAGAGCCGGAGAGCCGGAGCAGGTCGCACCCGCCTGCAGCGCTCAGATGCACTGCTCCTCGTCACGGTCGTTCAGCAGCAGAGACCACGTGTCCCCGCCGTCTTCGGCCGCAGCGCTGTGTCGGGACAGCTTGTCGGACTTCAGGGAGGACAGAGACACCTGGCTGATACGGCTGACCTGGTCCCAGGGCATGGCCCGTGGGGAGTCCCACCGCCGGTCATCCATGCCAACGTGCACGCTGACCTGGGACGCCATCAGGAGCTTCATGCGGCCCTGCGCCTGGGCCTCGTACCTCTCCAGGTCGGGCTTCTTATAGCACTTGAGCTGCAGCGATGAGGACACCACAGACACGGAGGAGGCCGCCATAGCCGCCGAGCCCATCCACATACGCAGCACGACGCTGATGGGCATGAAGACCCCTGCCGCAATGGGTATCCCGACCAGGTTATAGATCAGTGCCAGCACCAGGTTGAGGCGTATCCTCCACAGGGTCCTCTTGGAGAGGTGAATGCTGGCCACCACGTCCAGCAGATCGTTTCTGATGAGGACGACGTCAGCAGCCTCGATGGCAACATCTGTGCCCGTCCCGATGGCAATGCCCACGTCGGCCCGGGCCAGGGCTGGAGAGTCATTAACCCCGTCTCCCACCATGGcgactttctttcctttgttctggAGCTCCTGGACCTTGGCCACCTTGTGAGACGGGAGCACCTCTGCAAAGACCTTGTTGATGCCAACCTGGGTGGCAATGACTCTGGCCGTCCTGCGGTTGTCTCCTGTGATCAGGACCACATCCACACCCATGCTCTTGAGCATGTGCAGAGCCAGGGCTGCCTCCTGCTTGACGGCGTCGGCGATGGCGATCATCCCGCACAGCACACCGTCGATGGCCACCAGGATGGCCGTCTGGCCTTTCATCTTATGGTCCGCCATCGCGTCACTGATGTTGCTGGATATGGTCAGGCCGTTGCGCCTCATCCATTCACGGTTCCCAATCAGCACGGAGAAGGTCTGGGGCATCTCATCTGTTTCCTCGGGAACGCCGCCAACCATGCCCGGGGGAGCAGCCTGTTTGCTCTGCTGGCACTCGTCGGGGGCCAGGATGCCCTCCACGCTACTGACTTTGCAGCCAATTCTGCAGCCTGGCACTGCCTGGAAGTCCGTGCAGTATCCCAAGGTCTCCGTTCCCAGTTCCTCTTTACGGTACTTGGTGATGGCCACGCCCAAGGGGTGCTCGCTGCTGGCCTCCGCGGTCCCCACCACAGCGAGGACCTTCCTGAGGGGCAGCGTGGCCACATCCACCAGCAGGAGGACCCTCATAACTTTGGGGACCCCGTGCGTAATGGTGCCAGTTTTGTCAAACATCACGGTCTTTATCTTGTGGGCCATCTCCAGAGGCTTGCCTCCTTCGATGAGAATGCCAttctgaggatccctgggtggtgcagcggtttagcgcctgcctctggcccagggcgcgatcctggagaccctggatcgaatcccacatcgggctcccggtgcatggagcctgcttctccctctgcctgtgtctctgcctctctctctctctctctctgtgactataatacataaataaataaaaattaaaaaaaaaaaagagaatgccatTCTGGGCGGCCACCCTGGTGCCCACCATGACCGCTGTGGGCGTGGCCaagcccagggagcaggggcaggcgATGCACAGCACTGTGATGGACGCCTGGAATGCAAACCAGATGATCACCTCCGCCTCGGAGATATGCTTGTTGGGGGTCTTTGACATCTAAGCCTCTTCTACCAACTTCACAATCTGAGCCAACGTGGTATCGTTGCCCACGTGGGTGGCGGTAACGAGCACAGAGCCATGTGCATTCATGGGATCCGGCAATCACCGTGCTCCTGGGTTTCTTTGTGACAGGCATGGCTTCTCCTGTGATGAGGGACTCGTTGGCCATGGTATTGCCCTCCAGGACTTTCCCATCCACCGGGAACTTTCCCGCGGGGACCACCTTGATGACATCGCCCTGCTGCACCAGCTCCATGGGTACCTGCTCCTCTCTGAGGATCGAGTTGTCCTTGCCAAGGGTCACGACGGTGGCTTCTGTGACTTGGAGAGACAGGAGTTTGGCAAGGGCTTCTGAGGTTTTGCTCTTTGCTATGCGGTCCAGCCACTGCCCCAGGGCAATGAACACAAAGAGCATGGTGGGGGGGCTGTCGAAGAAGGTCACAGGGCTCCTCTCCGCCCTCTCAGCCATGGCCACCACCAGGATGATGAGCGAGTAGGTGTAGGCGATGCTTGTGGCCAGCACGATGAGCACTTCCATGTTGGCCGCCCTGTGCCTCAGAGACCTGTAGGCCTGGACGTAGAAGTACCACCCGCCAAGGAGCTGGACAAAGGTACACAGGATGAAGAAGATGAGATTCAGAATGGACAGTCCTGGAATGACATTGTGGTCCCGGACCATGGACTCGTGGGGCATGCTGCTGGGCACCAACATGTAGATCATCAGACCCATCACAGGGATGCCGAACACCAGCCTGCACAGAAAAGACTTCTTCTACTGCTTTATTTCCACCTTGTGGTCCAAGTGATGCGTGTTGGGGTTTCTCTGGGCCGGGGAAGCATGAAAGCCGATTTCCTCGATAACTCTGACAATATCTCGTGGACCGATGATTTCAGGATCGAACTTCACGTGGGCTTTGCTGGTGGCGAGGGCCACAGAGGTATAGGTGATGCCGGCCATCCTCATGAGTTTGGACTCTATGTTGTGAACACAGGATGCACAGGTCATCCCCGTGATGATCAGCTCCAGGTTGCCATCAGAGCCTGCGTAGTCTTCCAGCACCATCGCCTCAAAGCCTAGGTCCTGGATGAACTGAGCGATCTCCAGTGGCTGGATGACGTCTGGGTGATACTTCACCTCTGCCTTTCCAGCCATCAGGGCAACCAGCACCGAGTCGACACCTACTTCTTTCTGCAGCTTTCTCTCTATGTTGGACACACAGGATGCACAGGTCATGCCTGTGATCTGTAAAAAACACTTCTGTGCTGCCACAGGGGTAGAGGCTGGTGGGGACCTGGACAGGCGGCCAGGGCTGTGGTTTCCAGGGAGCCCCTCAGCGTGGGGAGCCCCTTCCTGCACAGACACAGGTACACCGGCTGTGGTGTGCACCGAGGAATTCCCCACACTGTGGTTTCCAACATGATTGCTGTAACCGTTTTCAGAGAGGACTGAAGTCTCAAATCCCACCTCCTCGACGGCAGCTTGGAGTTCTTCCGGGCCAATTATAGAGGGATCATAGAGCACCACTGCGGTCCCTTCAGCCAGAGAGACAGATATTTGCTGCACCCCTTCCCTCTGGGAGATCAGGCCTTCGATGGACTGGACGCAGGACGCACAGGTCATGCCCGCAATGGCGAGCATCACAGTATTGCACCTGCCCGGTGCCGGGGTTctcagggtgggggcgggggcgggggcggcacaTGCGGAAAACCTGTTACCTGTCTcacttcctgctgctgctgcaggaaGAGAAACTTAAAGTTCCCTGGTGGGAGAGCTTCAATGGCCCTCTGCTGGGCCCCTGCGGTGACACGAGAAGGGTCGTACTGTACTTGGGCCGTTCTGTTCTCCAAGGACACTTGTACATTCTGAACCCCGGGGAGTTGGCCTATATTCTCTTCAATGTTCAGGACACAAGACTGACAGTGCATTCCGTCGACTCTCAGCTGCAGGGTAACCACATGGCTCCCTTGGTGGCCCAAGGTCTCAGAGTTATTGAGATTCTGGTTATCAGAAGTCAAAGGCATCTTTGGGTTGGCCCTCTGTAACTGCCCAATATCAATGGGTCCCAGGCTTACAGGCGCCACTCTGTTCTTGATGACAGCTTCAAACCCCATGTCGTTTACATGgtccctgaggtcctggggttgaATAAGATAAGGCTGGTAAGTGATGACTGCCTCCTGGGTGCTGAGGGAGACCCGGACTCTTGCTACCCCTTGCAGCTTTCCGAGCTTGCCTTCGATGGAGCTGACACAGGACTGGCAGGTCCTGTCAGGGCCTGGGTGCCCTCCACCCAAAGTCTGACCACAGCCTCGAGGCCAGGCGAGGACCTCGAGGGCCAGGAGGCAACCTTTCCTTCTGCAACGCTGGCCTTGAAGCCCAATACGACGGCAAACCTGCGGCAGGCTCAGAATGGACGGCATATACTTCACAGTCGCATTGCCTTGTTCCAGGGAAACCTTAATGTTCACGATGCCTTTCAAACTGGAGATCCTGCCCTCGATGGACCTTACACATGACTGGCAGGTCATACCCAGAatgctgatggtgctggtggcCATCTGAGGAGGGCACACACTGTCCAGGCCACCTTCGTAGCCAACATTGTCAAAGGTGAAGCTCTGCTTCATCACTGGTTCCCAGGAATGAGTGGGGAAAGAAAGTTTAGACAGGATATGCTTCCAGCCAATGGGCACCCTCTCGCTCATCACACTGCATTTGGCACCGAGGACCTCTGCACACGGCCCCACACGTGCCCTCAGCGGCCCCCAGCCAGGCCGGCGAGTGCCGGAGCCCGCACGTAAGCACCTCCGCCTCTGGAGCCCAGCGCGGTCTCCTTTCGGCCACGTGCGCTCCCAGGAACCctagttttattcttctcacAGACTGGTCTTGTCTGACCAGGCTGGCTCAGATTCCAAGAAGAAAGCACACAGCCACCTCAGAGAGTCCTCTGGTGAGTCAATGTGCAAAACATCAAAGTCTCCTCTGGGCTTGGTTCTCAGGGATGACCAACACCGTGAACCTCTTGGGAGAAATTAAGCTGCGGAATTCAAttcaggagggggtggggggaaggccaCAAAGGGCTTAGCCCATTCCATCTACCAAGACTACCCAAGGCGCTGTCTTCAGCCCCATCTAACCTTTCCAAGGTAGGCCCTGGTTTCTCCAAGTTTCAGAATCAGGTTACAAataatctgtcttttaaaaattctttgctgGAGAATGACTGGCTATCTGGTCCCTGCATTCCtaacaaaatgcaaattttctcCAGATAGGCTCCTTTTCCCTTTGTAAACATTTCTCTCCAACcctgcaatctttttttttttttttttttttttttgaggaggtaGGGCTGCCTTTCCCTGCC is drawn from Vulpes vulpes isolate BD-2025 chromosome 4, VulVul3, whole genome shotgun sequence and contains these coding sequences:
- the LOC112925310 gene encoding LOW QUALITY PROTEIN: copper-transporting ATPase 2-like (The sequence of the model RefSeq protein was modified relative to this genomic sequence to represent the inferred CDS: inserted 3 bases in 2 codons; deleted 3 bases in 2 codons; substituted 2 bases at 2 genomic stop codons), with the protein product MSERVPIGWKHILSKLSFPTHSWEPVMKQSFTFDNVGYEGGLDSVCPPQMATSTISILGMTCQSCVRSIEGRISSLKGIVNIKVSLEQGNATVKYMPSILSLPQVCRRIXGFKASVAEGKVASWPSRSSPGLEAVVRLWVEGTQALRTCQSCVSSIEGKLGKLQGVARVRVSLSTQEAVITYQPYLIQPQDLRDHVNDMGFEAVIKNRVAPVSLGPIDIGQLQRANPKMPLTSDNQNLNNSETLGHQGSHVVTLQLRVDGMHCQSCVLNIEENIGQLPGVQNVQVSLENRTAQVQYDPSRVTAGAQQRAIEALPPGNFKXSLPAAAAGSETGNRFSACAAPAPAPTLRTPAPGRCNTVMLAIAGMTCASCVQSIEGLISQREGVQQISVSLAEGTAVVLYDPSIIGPEELQAAVEEVGFETSVLSENGYSNHVGNHSVGNSSVHTTAGVPVSVQEGAPHAEGLPGNHSPGRLSRSPPASTPVAAQKCFLQITGMTCASCVSNIERKLQKEVGVDSVLVALMAGKAEVKYHPDVIQPLEIAQFIQDLGFEAMVLEDYAGSDGNLELIITGMTCASCVHNIESKLMRMAGITYTSVALATSKAHVKFDPEIIGPRDIVRVIEEIGFHASPAQRNPNTHHLDHKVEIKQXKKSFLCRLVFGIPVMGLMIYMLVPSSMPHESMVRDHNVIPGLSILNLIFFILCTFVQLLGGWYFYVQAYRSLRHRAANMEVLIVLATSIAYTYSLIILVVAMAERAERSPVTFFDSPPTMLFVFIALGQWLDRIAKSKTSEALAKLLSLQVTEATVVTLGKDNSILREEQVPMELVQQGDVIKVVPAGKFPVDGKVLEGNTMANESLITGEAMPVTKKPRSTVIAGSMNAHGSVLVTATHVGNDTTLAQIVKLVEEAXMSKTPNKHISEAEVIIWFAFQASITVLCIACPCSLGLATPTAVMVGTRVAAQNGILIEGGKPLEMAHKIKTVMFDKTGTITHGVPKVMRVLLLVDVATLPLRKVLAVVGTAEASSEHPLGVAITKYRKEELGTETLGYCTDFQAVPGCRIGCKVSSVEGILAPDECQQSKQAAPPGMVGGVPEETDEMPQTFSVLIGNREWMRRNGLTISSNISDAMADHKMKGQTAILVAIDGVLCGMIAIADAVKQEAALALHMLKSMGVDVVLITGDNRRTARVIATQVGINKVFAEVLPSHKVAKVQELQNKGKKVAMVGDGVNDSPALARADVGIAIGTGTDVAIEAADVVLIRNDLLDVVASIHLSKRTLWRIRLNLVLALIYNLVGIPIAAGVFMPISVVLRMWMGSAAMAASSVSVVSSSLQLKCYKKPDLERYEAQAQGRMKLLMASQVSVHVGMDDRRWDSPRAMPWDQVSRISQVSLSSLKSDKLSRHSAAAEDGGDTWSLLLNDRDEEQCI